Part of the Equus caballus isolate H_3958 breed thoroughbred chromosome 18, TB-T2T, whole genome shotgun sequence genome is shown below.
attgaaATGGAGGACTGAGGCATGGAGGAATCTTTAAAGTTTCCATCCAGCTCTAAAAATTGTATAACCCCGCTATTTTATCAGTGCACCGGAAGAAGTGGTCCTCTTTTCATGCCTAGTGGCAGCCATGGCTCTTGGTCCCAAGAAGCATCTGAAGTATGTAGCAGCTCCAAAGCATTGGATTCTGGATAAACAGCCCAGCGTGTTTGCTCCTTGTCCATCTACCGGTGCCCACAAGCTGAGAGAATGTCTCTTCCTCATCATTTTCCTAAGGAACAGACTTAAGCATGCCCTAACAGGAGATGAAGTAAAAAATATCTGCATGCAGTGGTTCATTAAGATTGGCAAGGTCCCAACTGATATAACCTACCCTGCTGGTTTCATGGATGTCGTCAGCATTGACAAGCCTGTAGAGAACTTCCAGGTGGTCTATGACAGTGAGGGTGGCCTTGCTGTTCATAGTATCACACCCAAGGAGGCCAAGGTATTGTACAAGTTGCACAAAGTGAGAAAGATCTTTGTAGGCGTGAAAGGAATTCTTCATCTGGTGACCCATGATGCTCACACCATCCACTACCCTGATTGCCTCATCGACGTGAACACCACCATCCAGACTGATTTGGAGACTGGAAAGATCACCAGCTTCACAAAGTCCGACAGTGCTAACCTGTGTATGGTGACCAGAGGTGCTAACCTGGGAGGAACGAGTGTGGTCACCAACAGAGACAGACAACCTGGTTCTTTTGATGTGGTTCACGTGCAAGATTCCAGTGGCAACAGCTTTCCCACCTGATTCTGCAACATTTTTGTTATTTGCAAATGCAACAAAACACGGATTTCTCTTCCGCAAAGAAAAGATATCCACCTCATCATTGCTGAAGAGAGACAGGAGACTGGCGGCCAAACAGAGCAGTGGGTGGAACGGTCTCTAGGTGACATGATTGGAAGAGTCTTTGTGTTTAATTAAAGATAATATGacgtaaataaacaaatatggtaTAATCTGATACTCAAAAAtgttattcattcaataaatatttatcatgtgCTTAGGTTCCAGCCATTCTGCTTGACCCTAGAGATACCAAGAGGGGTTCAGTATTATACATAGAGGGAGCGGTGGGGAGAGATCAAAAATACAGACAGTATTCGGTCTCAGCTCAAGGGAAGACGTGGAGCAGTCAGTTCTCTTTGGAGTAGGGGAAAGAGATTCAAAGAGGAAACAGCTTGAACCAAGTCTTCAACACTGATTTGGCTCTAAATAGATGTTAGGAGCAGATGGTGGAGGGTGAAGGAAGGGCATCTCCATTTGCCTAGCATCCTAGTGTCCAATTTACACATAAAGTTGTTGGCATAATTAAGTGGGAAACTCTGTTTTTGTTAATTCTATGATACCAGTAAAACACTTTCCTAAAAGGGCTTGGcttatgaagaaagaaatggctCAAAGGCAGTATGATAATACAACTAATAATGATAGCCAACATTTATGAGGTGCAACCACGGGCCAGCACTCTGCTAAGCACATGATATTCATGAGTTTTGTGACTGCTGGTTACACAAGCAAGCTGCCTCAGAATACTCAAGGACTATTATGTGGATTTCCTCTGTGTGGTCCTGGGCTAGAACTAGGATCAATGGCTGGAAGCCATAGAAAGACAGACTTTAACTCACCTAAGGGAACAGCTACCAAATAGGTTATACTAAGATGGACCGAATGACCTCTGAACAAAGTAagttttccacttcttttttgcaattttttttttggtgaggaagattggccctgagctaacatctgttgtcagtcttcctccttttttgcttgaggaagattgttgctacactcatatctgtgccaatctttctctattttgtatgtggggtgctgccacagcatggcttgatgagcagtgtgtggatccacacccaggatctgaacctgcaaaccccaggccaccaaagtggagtaggcaaacttaaccactacaccaccaagccagccccagtTTTCCACTTCTTAACACTTTAATACTTACCCTTGTAATAGATAATTTTTACCCCCAACTACTTAGAGActgaaaacaagaggaaaaggCAGAATTTAAAGAATTCTGATTCTTTAAGAGTTTGTTATTCCTCTCACCCACAGATACACCACTATTTCCTACAAGACCagcaagcaaaaaagaagatagGGAGAGGAGTTCTTGACTCAGGTACAATGCAAGCTTAAGCAACTCGAGTGCACTGAGTTCAACTGGGATCAGCCTGACAAGTAAGTCAGGTGTTCCTCACAAAACTCTGAGACGACAGTGGCGCTCAAGGCTTCAGCGGTGGGGCATGGCTCACTCAAGGCTTCTAGTCTGCTCTTCTGGTTGTAGAGCTGGACTGGTGCCCAGACTGCCAGTTGCAGCTGAGTCCTTGTCCCCCGCCGTCCATCTAGGGAGTCTACCTACTCAGTTGCTTCTTACTCTAAGTCCCTTGCTTTGACAGATGGTTTGAACTTCAAATcacaaataattttctctctgggTACTATCTCAGTCCCTAacttatgtttaacattttaggTAATAGCCTGCCGTTCATCATCTTaagcaatttacagatttaaacgtatgctgtgtgtgtgtgtgcatgtgtatataaatacatatatgtctGATACACATAACTTCCTGCTTCATTATTTTCACACATAACATCCTGaaccagaggaggagagaaaagaggaggccTCCAGTGAGCCAAGGATGCCCCACACTACTATCACCGTTCCACCGTACTTGAAGGACCCCACGCCCTACAACTGGTAGAAATGTTGAAGGAGGGTCTCCAAGTGTTGGATGGGTAGTTGAATTAGATTACCTGGAATTTTTCTCCCAAGTTTGAGAATCTGTGGCTCTCTGATAATTGACTTGAGTTGAAATCAGCCTTGAAATGGGACTATTTCCCATATCTGTCTTTCAGTCACAAGTTATAAATCATCACGGTTGGCTTACCAAGATCAGCAAGGGGGAGGATCACAACACAAATTAAGTCATTGATTGACTGTTGGGTTGCAGCCGAGATtacaaaaatgaagaagacatGGTCCTATGCTCAGAAACTTTATAGTCTAGTGGGGGAAACAGATCCATTTTAGATCATTTCCAAAAACAGTGGCAAATAAAGTGATAAAAAAGATGTGTACAAGGTGTCGTAGGACCACTGAAGAGAGGCACCCAGCCTATCTGGAGTAAGGTGAAGAATTTGGAAATCATCTGGAGGAAGTGATTACTAAAATGGATCTTAAAATAAAAGTAGGACTTACACCAGCATGTAAAAGGAGATATCAGCATTCTGGTGTTGTGTTGTGTATGGAGGGAAAATTCTAGTCTGGGACAAAGATGTCGAGGCTGGCATAGGtgagagatggggctggagaaGTCACCAGAGGCCAGATCACAAAAGGCTTAAGTGCCTCGTTAGGACATCTGGGCTTTACTTTGTTGGCAGGAGTGAGCCATTGTTGGGTCTTAAGCTGGAGAGTGACAGGGTCAGATATACCTTTCAGATAATTCTCTCTGGCATGGCTTTGTAGAAAACTGATTTAGGGAGACAAGTCAGGAGGCAGGGAGTAGTGAAGAGACTGTTGTAGTAATCCAGAGAGGAAACACTAGGGGCCTGAACCCGGGTGTTGGTAGTCAGGGGAAGAAATAAAGTTGAGAAATACTTCACATATAGTGAAATTGGAGGGTTCACCAGATGGTTGAGTGTGGGAGTTGTCAAATAGGGCTGGATTAGGGACAACTTCCAGGTATTCACCTAGTGTCACTTCTGCGGTGAGGCCTTTCCTGGCCACCCTAATAAAACAACAACATCATCCTTACCGGCATTCCCTAGCCCCCTTCCCTGCAACGTCTTTCTCTGTAGCTCTTATCATGTAGGACATAATTCTGTTAccatctgtctcccccactagaatggATGAGGTTCTTCAGGGCAGAGATTTCGTCTCTTTGGTTCACTGCTGCATCAGCACTACCTGGAGCAGTCACTGGAACCTACAATATGCTCAATAagtatctgctgaatgaatgaatgcgtgaTGGTGGTGCTGAGAAACTGAGCAAACACGTAGGAAGAGAAACAGACCTGGAGAAAAAGATATTGAGATCAGCTTGGGAATTTCTGGACCACTCCACAGAAGGCTCTGTAGAAGAGATGAAGCTATGTAGAGTCTCAGAATCTTACATCTGACAGATGCCCCAGAGACTGTTCTGTACAGGTCCTTCATTTGGAGAAGAAACTGAAGTCTCGAAAAGTGAAGTGCTCTGCCCACGGTGAGACAAACACTAGCTAGATACCAGCCCAGCTGAGCTGAATGCCCAGGCCTCCGGTTCTCAGCCCCATGCCTTTAGTGTTTATGTTTCATGTTGTCTGGTTTCTGCTGATCTGAGAGATGGCTAAAAAATCACTTGCCCCTTTGACCTTCAGCTAGAACTTAACTAAACTGTTAAATGACTGTTTCTTTGGGGCCTACTTAACCAATTAGTCcaggaaaggttttatttttcgtgaggaagattgaccctgagctaacatctgtgccaatcttcctctattttgtaagtgggtcaccaccacagcatggctgatgagtggtgtgtaggtccacacctgggatctgaaccctcaaacccctgggccaccgaagcagagtgtgcaatgttaaccactacaccactgggctagtCCCTGGGAAAGAAAACTTTTGAGACTGAGATCTAGTCATGGAGGACTCTTCTCCCCTGAGATCTTACCAGGCCGAGGCTGCCTTACCAGCTGTGCTAGAACAATAGATagctctgcctctctgcctcccaccaggCAAGAggtgatttcatttttatctgatattttttAATGGAGGTATAATAATAATACAGTGAAATGTACAGATATTCAGTGCACTGATCCATGAATTTTGACAAACatatacacccatgtaaccaccacaCCAGTAAAGATCTCTGTTGCCCTTCTCAGTCAAAGCCCCCTGCCAGAGGCAACTgctgttctgatttctatcaccactGATTAGTTTTACTAGTTTAAGCActtcatataaaacaaaaactgccgTGTAGACTCTTCTGTGTCTGACTCCATGATGTCTCTTAGCACCACATCTGTGGGATCCAACCATGCTGCTGCTTTATCAGCGGTCTTTTCCTCTGtatcgctgagtagtattccattttatgaacatacctcaatttgtttatccattctcctatcgATGGGTATGTGGGTTATTTCTCATTTCTGACTAtcgtgaataaagctgctataggCATTCTTGTTTACATCTGTTTATGGACATAtgtttcacttctcttgggtaaatatctggaagtgagattgctgggtcacagggtaGGTGGCCTTACAAAGAACTGCAAagccattttccaaagtggttatatgatttcacactcccaccagcaatgtgtaagATTTCATTTCCAATTGCTTCATACCCTCACCCATGTAGATGTTGTctagtcttttcattttagccataTGAGAAGTAAAGCAAACACAATGCCTTTGTTGGTATCTGCTAACACTTTGGAACACTCTATTATTATGGAGAATCTCATACATTTACTAAAGCATTAAATGTACCCACCACCCAGCTTCAGTGATTATCAACTCATAATCACTCATATTCAGGTTCAAATATTTTAGCAAAACTACCTGACCCCTGGTACCGTGTTCCTCCACCAGGAGGTCCGTGgtgttccttctctctcctttttgtgtCAGCACTGTGATGATCAATGCCTAGATCGTTAATTCATATTGGGCTCCAAAATGGGGATATTCCAGTTCTATTCCGTCTTCATTTATGTGttgaaatatttctataaaaagaaacttTCTTCATTTACTAATTGGTTACCCCACAGTACAATTCATATAAGAAAGAATCAGctcttaattctttctctttatttaccaattttttttaaagattttattttttcctttttctctccaaagccccccagtacatagttgtatattcttcgttgtgggtccttctagttgtggcatgtgggatgctgcctgagcgtggtttgatgagcagtgccctgtccacacccaggattcgaaccaacgaaacactgggcagcctgcagcggagcacgcgaacttaaccactcagccacagggccagcccctatttaccaatttttttcaacaaagagTTCTCTAGCATTCTCCAATGATGACCAATTGGTTTGGGGCTCTTTTTGGTATCACTAAGATAAACTCCCGTGTTTAAACATATTTGGTGTGTTTCAATCCATTGCAGTTATTATCATTTTTGATGATGATTTTTCCTACCAATCAAAAAGTACTTAGCCCACTGACAAATAGCTTTGAAAAG
Proteins encoded:
- the LOC138918670 gene encoding small ribosomal subunit protein eS4, X isoform-like: MALGPKKHLKYVAAPKHWILDKQPSVFAPCPSTGAHKLRECLFLIIFLRNRLKHALTGDEVKNICMQWFIKIGKVPTDITYPAGFMDVVSIDKPVENFQVVYDSEGGLAVHSITPKEAKVLYKLHKVRKIFVGVKGILHLVTHDAHTIHYPDCLIDVNTTIQTDLETGKITSFTKSDSANLCMVTRGANLGGTSVVTNRDRQPGSFDVVHVQDSSGNSFPT